From the Chitinophagales bacterium genome, the window ATAGAAACGTGGCGGGCAGAAATACCCAAAGTAGCTTCTACTTCTTCAACTGTAATTTCTAGAATATCTGCCAACTCCTCCGGTGTGGGTTCGCGTTGGTACTTTTGTTCTAAATCGGAGAATGCTTTGTTTATTTTGGTAAGTGAGCCTACTTTATTAAGCGGTAAGCGAACCAAGCGGCTGTGTTCTGCCAATGCTTGAATAATAGATTGGCGAATCCACCAAACAGCATACGAAATGAACTTGAAACCACGGGTTTCATCAAATTTCTGTGCGGCTTTTACCAAGCCGAGGTTGCCCTCGTTTATTAAGTCGTTTAATGAGAGTGAGTTGTTTTGATATTGTTTGGCTACCGAAACCACAAAGCGCAAATTGGCACGTGTAAGTTTTTCTAAGGCTGTTTGGTCGCCTTGTCTAATTCTGCGTGCTAATTCCACCTCCTCTTCGGGAGTAAGCAAATCTTCCTTGCCAATTTCCTGAAGATATTTCTCAATAGACTGGCTTTCGCGATTGGTAATTGATTTGGAAATCTTGAGTTGCCTCATGATTTTATTGTGTTTTTATTTAATAAAAGATAAAGAAGCGTGCGAAGTTAGAAAATTTTATTCGCGCTTGCAATATAAGTGTTCAAACGAACGAAATCAAGAGATAGTTTAATTGTGATGTTAATTTTCTTTAGCGGCTTCTGCGGGTTTGGGTTCGCTTGCCGGTTTAGGCTGCTGCCCATGAATTTCGCGCAGCCAACTTACAATTTCAGGCAAAATATCATCGGTGTTTTCGTGCATGAGTGCGTGTGTCATTCCCGGAAACACGGTCATTTTTTTGCGGCTGTTGATTTTGTTGAAAATCTGTTGCGTATAGCTAACCGGGAAAATAGAATCTGCATCGCCCTGAAATACCATTACGGGCACTTTGATTTCTTCAATCGGTTTTGCCATTGGTGTGGTAGCAAGCGATTGAAGCGCTTTGAGTGAGATTGTTTTTAATGTAAGTGGATCGTTTTCTATAAAGTTTTTAGCATTGCCAAAATAGCGTACGGGAATTTTTTCTAGATCAATATAGCTTGTAATGGGAATTTGTGCTGCTGGTAGAATGTTTCCTGCCTTTGCCAATAGGGCTTTCAGGTATTTAAACAAGCGGGGATGCCTTGCCAATTGTATGGTTTCGGGTGCTAATAAATCTGCAAAGTTTTGGCAGGTTACGCCTTTAAGGCGCTCATCAATGGCTGCGGTGTAAAAACTTACAATGCCGCCTTGGCTGCTGCCCATTAGCGAAACATTGCTATTAAACTGCTGTATAGCCCAAGTAATAACGCTTTGGGCATCGCGCGTAAGTTCTGTAATGGTGTAATCGCCACGTGTACCTTCGCTTTGGCCGTGTCCGCGCGGGTCGAAGCCAATTACATTAAAACCCTGCTCGCCTAATTTCCACATAAATTCGGCATAGCAAAGTGCATAAAGCGAAGTGCCCGGCATAAAAACAACGGTTGGCGCTTCTTTAGCGTATTCATATACATCTAAATGAATGCTTATGCCATCGCTAAATGTTACATCGCTTACAAAGTAGTCTTTTAACTCTTGTGGGTAGCCGAGTGTTTCGGCAATGTAAAGAAAATACTCGTCTAACGATTTAAATTTCCTATCTTTTATTTGTAACATTTCCCTCGCGTTTTTGTTGTAGAAACAATGATACGCTTATTTTGCTTTTTAAGATATAGTTGGAGCAAAGCTCCTTAATATGTTTTGCAAAAGTTGATATATCTACACCCTTGTTTTTCAATTGAATTTGCATTTTTTTCTATAATAATATGATAGAAACTATTGAAAACTTTCATTCTATAAATAGTTTACAGAGCATAGTGTTTACTTATGCTTTGAGGAAACTCTATATTAAAAAAACATTCTCTAAAGTTTGACAAAATCATATAAAGGCATTTATATTTGCCCCGTAACAAAGAAGAAGAAATTATGAACGGATATTCCACCTATTCAAAATCGGGGAACCAACAACGTAGCAGGCAAATGCACTACTCACCCAATTTGCTAAGCACTATTAACAATGCAATTGATAATTGCAAACTCACCACCATTGAGTACGATAGCCGCGAAAAAGGCGTTACTGTGCGCGATATTGAGCCAATGGCATTGGTTTACAAAGATCGTAAACGCAATTTGGTAGGCTTTTGCCATTTGCGTAATGAGTATAGAAATTTCCGCCTCGATAGGCTGAATATGGTTAAATTAAAACAAGAAGAGTTTTCGCGTAGGCAAGACTTTAGTATTGATAATTTTCAGGACGATACCGCCAAGTATGGCGAAGACTTTGAGGAAGAAGAAGACTAATCGTTCGCTCCGGTTCCGACTTAAATAAATTAGGAGTTCAATTTGGTTTGAACTCCTTTTTTTGTTTAAAATGCATGTGTTTTTGCTCTTATGGCTAAAACAAAACAGAGCTAATAATCAATTTTTTAGCGTAGTATTTTTCCATAGGCAGAGAATTTGTATTTTTATCTGCAACTTACATACCAAAT encodes:
- a CDS encoding RNA polymerase sigma factor RpoD/SigA produces the protein MRQLKISKSITNRESQSIEKYLQEIGKEDLLTPEEEVELARRIRQGDQTALEKLTRANLRFVVSVAKQYQNNSLSLNDLINEGNLGLVKAAQKFDETRGFKFISYAVWWIRQSIIQALAEHSRLVRLPLNKVGSLTKINKAFSDLEQKYQREPTPEELADILEITVEEVEATLGISARHVSMDAPFTDGESNALIDVLENLNAEKTDAHLDYKESLRQETERTLSSLTDREREVIKRFFGIGVEHPQTLEDIGEELGITRERIRQIKDKAITKLRSQTRSKSLKAYLGQ
- a CDS encoding alpha/beta fold hydrolase; protein product: MLQIKDRKFKSLDEYFLYIAETLGYPQELKDYFVSDVTFSDGISIHLDVYEYAKEAPTVVFMPGTSLYALCYAEFMWKLGEQGFNVIGFDPRGHGQSEGTRGDYTITELTRDAQSVITWAIQQFNSNVSLMGSSQGGIVSFYTAAIDERLKGVTCQNFADLLAPETIQLARHPRLFKYLKALLAKAGNILPAAQIPITSYIDLEKIPVRYFGNAKNFIENDPLTLKTISLKALQSLATTPMAKPIEEIKVPVMVFQGDADSIFPVSYTQQIFNKINSRKKMTVFPGMTHALMHENTDDILPEIVSWLREIHGQQPKPASEPKPAEAAKEN
- a CDS encoding WYL domain-containing protein, with protein sequence MNGYSTYSKSGNQQRSRQMHYSPNLLSTINNAIDNCKLTTIEYDSREKGVTVRDIEPMALVYKDRKRNLVGFCHLRNEYRNFRLDRLNMVKLKQEEFSRRQDFSIDNFQDDTAKYGEDFEEEED